Proteins from a genomic interval of Enterococcus faecium:
- a CDS encoding lysophospholipid acyltransferase family protein, with translation MFYRFMRGVVRVLLALVNGNARYENKEVLPQDENYILVAPHRTWWDPLYLAVAAAPKEFSFMAKEELFKNPVLRFILTRSNAFPVKRENPGPSVIKTPVKILKSTNLSLIMFPSGTRHATELKGGMALISRMSKAKIVPAVYQGPLTLGDLFKRQRVTVRFGEPIDLSDIKKTDKEGMAEIERRTQAAFDKLDKEVNPDFKYEVKKK, from the coding sequence ATGTTTTATCGATTTATGCGCGGGGTAGTTCGAGTACTATTAGCCTTAGTTAATGGAAATGCCCGCTATGAGAATAAAGAAGTTTTACCGCAAGATGAGAATTACATACTAGTTGCTCCCCATCGTACTTGGTGGGACCCATTATATCTGGCGGTAGCTGCAGCACCCAAGGAATTCAGCTTTATGGCAAAAGAAGAACTGTTCAAAAATCCAGTTCTGCGATTTATATTAACTCGATCCAATGCTTTTCCAGTTAAAAGAGAAAATCCAGGACCAAGCGTCATTAAAACACCTGTAAAGATTTTGAAATCGACAAATTTGAGTTTGATCATGTTTCCCAGTGGGACAAGACATGCTACAGAACTTAAAGGCGGAATGGCATTGATTTCCAGAATGTCTAAAGCGAAAATCGTGCCAGCTGTATATCAAGGTCCGTTGACACTTGGGGATCTGTTCAAGCGTCAGAGAGTGACAGTGCGTTTCGGCGAACCAATCGACTTATCAGATATCAAGAAAACGGATAAAGAAGGTATGGCGGAGATCGAACGACGAACACAAGCAGCTTTTGACAAATTGGACAAAGAAGTGAACCCTGATTTCAAATATGAAGTCAAAAAAAAATAA
- the hisS gene encoding histidine--tRNA ligase codes for MSFQRPKGTNDILPGESEKWQFVEETARLLFRDYQYNEMRTPIFEHYEVISRSVGDTTDIVSKEMYDFYDKGERHVTLRPEGTAPIVRSFVEHKLFGPEYAKPFKTFYMGPMFRYERPQKGRLRQFHQIGVEAFGSENPATDVESMVMALDFFKQLGITQIRLVINSLGDKETRQAYRQALIDYLLPFESELSEDSKRRLHENPLRVLDSKDKRDQKFVAEAPSILDYLSEPAQKHFDTVVSMLDALAVPYEIDSNMVRGLDYYTHTIFEIMSDAPKMGAQATICAGGRYDNLVEELGGPSTPGFGFAMGIERLLLTMEAEEVVIPAFNELDAYVVALGDETNIEALKVVQAIRNFGFSADRDFMNRKAKAQFKTADKANAKLVLVIGEDELASQTINVKAMASRKEKSFPLEEIYEHFDEVYDEMTLFE; via the coding sequence ATGAGTTTCCAAAGACCAAAAGGAACAAATGATATTTTGCCAGGCGAATCAGAAAAATGGCAGTTTGTCGAAGAAACAGCACGTTTATTATTCAGAGATTATCAGTATAATGAAATGCGTACACCGATTTTTGAACACTATGAAGTGATATCCCGAAGTGTAGGGGATACAACGGATATCGTTTCAAAAGAGATGTATGATTTTTATGACAAAGGGGAACGCCATGTGACGCTTCGACCAGAAGGTACAGCACCAATCGTTCGTTCTTTTGTTGAGCATAAATTGTTCGGCCCAGAGTATGCGAAACCGTTCAAAACTTTTTATATGGGACCAATGTTTCGCTACGAACGCCCTCAAAAAGGACGGTTACGTCAATTCCATCAAATCGGAGTAGAAGCATTTGGATCAGAAAACCCTGCAACTGATGTGGAGAGCATGGTGATGGCACTTGATTTCTTCAAACAGTTGGGGATCACGCAAATCCGGCTAGTCATCAATTCATTAGGTGATAAAGAAACGCGTCAAGCCTATCGTCAAGCATTGATCGACTATCTTTTACCTTTTGAATCAGAGCTGAGTGAAGACTCTAAACGCCGCCTTCATGAAAATCCATTACGCGTATTGGACAGTAAAGACAAACGAGATCAAAAATTTGTGGCAGAAGCTCCATCTATCTTAGATTATCTAAGCGAGCCTGCTCAAAAACATTTTGATACCGTTGTTTCCATGCTGGATGCATTGGCTGTTCCTTATGAAATCGACAGTAATATGGTTCGCGGACTAGATTATTACACACATACGATTTTTGAAATCATGAGTGACGCACCAAAAATGGGGGCACAAGCAACGATTTGCGCAGGCGGACGTTATGACAATCTAGTGGAAGAACTAGGTGGTCCTTCAACACCTGGCTTCGGATTTGCAATGGGTATCGAGCGATTACTCTTGACTATGGAGGCAGAGGAAGTAGTTATCCCTGCATTTAATGAGTTGGATGCTTACGTGGTCGCACTCGGAGACGAAACAAATATCGAAGCATTGAAAGTGGTCCAAGCGATTCGAAACTTTGGTTTTTCAGCTGACCGCGACTTCATGAACCGTAAAGCAAAAGCGCAATTTAAGACAGCAGATAAAGCGAATGCCAAATTAGTATTGGTGATCGGTGAAGATGAGCTTGCTAGTCAAACGATTAATGTCAAAGCAATGGCAAGCCGAAAAGAAAAAAGTTTTCCATTAGAAGAGATATATGAACATTTTGATGAAGTCTATGATGAAATGACTTTATTCGAGTAG
- a CDS encoding YitT family protein gives MKKTFENWAYHDYTTKLSVSIVYALIASVALNFFYQPGHIYSSGITGLAQILTTLSKSLIGFEVPVSTTLYLLNIPLFVLAWLKIGKKFTIFTFITVTLTSLCIHILPETVLSTDPIICALFGGAVMGLGIGLALRNGLSSGGLDIVSITIRKKTGKSIGSISIYFNALIVFVAGILFGWQYMFYSTLSIFVSGKVTDVVYTKQKKMQVMIVTKHPEKVVNEIQNCMRRGITIINEAEGAYKHDKQTVLMTIVTRYELPLLREAMKASDPQAFVSIAENVQILGRFYEDGI, from the coding sequence ATGAAAAAAACATTCGAAAATTGGGCTTATCATGATTACACGACCAAGCTTTCGGTATCTATCGTTTATGCGTTGATCGCATCAGTCGCATTGAATTTCTTTTATCAGCCAGGACATATTTATTCAAGTGGTATTACTGGTCTAGCTCAGATTTTGACGACTTTGTCAAAATCACTGATAGGATTCGAAGTACCGGTATCAACAACTTTGTATTTACTGAATATACCTTTGTTTGTATTGGCGTGGTTAAAAATCGGGAAGAAGTTTACAATTTTCACTTTTATCACAGTCACTTTGACCTCCCTTTGTATCCATATTTTACCGGAAACAGTCCTATCTACCGATCCAATCATCTGTGCGTTGTTTGGGGGGGCTGTGATGGGACTAGGTATTGGGCTAGCGTTGAGAAACGGCCTATCATCGGGCGGTCTAGATATCGTGAGTATCACGATTCGTAAAAAAACAGGAAAGTCGATTGGTTCTATTTCGATCTACTTCAATGCATTGATCGTTTTTGTTGCCGGAATTCTATTTGGCTGGCAATATATGTTTTACAGTACGTTGTCTATTTTCGTCAGTGGAAAAGTAACTGATGTCGTTTATACTAAACAAAAGAAGATGCAGGTAATGATCGTAACGAAACATCCAGAAAAAGTAGTAAATGAAATCCAAAACTGTATGCGTAGAGGGATCACGATCATCAATGAAGCAGAAGGTGCTTATAAGCATGATAAGCAGACAGTATTGATGACGATCGTTACACGATACGAACTGCCTCTACTTAGAGAAGCAATGAAAGCTTCTGATCCACAAGCTTTTGTAAGTATTGCAGAAAACGTCCAGATACTTGGTCGTTTCTATGAGGATGGCATTTAG
- a CDS encoding tRNA1(Val) (adenine(37)-N6)-methyltransferase, whose protein sequence is MLHEDERIDQLYAEDIKIIQSSKVFSFSLDAVLLAHFSRVPKKGKIVDLCAGNGAVGLFLSKRTQAAIDAIELQPRLADMARRSIALNHLNEQMTVHTIDLKDSLSVVRHNSCDLVVCNPPYFKGLPTNKTNPNKHLAIARHEIHTTLEEVIDISSKLLKTNGRFTMVHRPDRFLEIIQVMEDYRIAPKRIQFVYPKPGKEANILLVEGIKEGKLDGFKVAPPLITYNMDGEYTAEIREMLYGK, encoded by the coding sequence ATGCTTCACGAAGACGAACGAATCGACCAATTATACGCAGAAGATATCAAGATTATCCAAAGTTCCAAAGTGTTTTCTTTTTCTTTAGATGCTGTGCTGCTTGCTCACTTTTCCCGTGTACCTAAAAAAGGGAAGATTGTTGACCTTTGTGCAGGAAATGGCGCAGTTGGACTTTTTTTAAGTAAACGAACCCAGGCGGCTATCGACGCTATCGAACTTCAACCTCGTCTAGCAGACATGGCAAGACGTAGTATCGCGCTTAACCATTTAAATGAACAAATGACTGTCCACACCATCGATCTGAAAGACAGCTTATCTGTCGTTCGACATAATTCTTGTGACTTAGTCGTCTGTAATCCACCTTATTTCAAAGGGCTGCCAACAAATAAAACGAACCCTAATAAACACCTGGCAATCGCCCGTCATGAGATTCATACGACGTTAGAAGAAGTGATCGATATTTCAAGTAAGCTACTAAAAACAAATGGACGCTTTACTATGGTCCATCGTCCTGATCGGTTCTTAGAAATCATTCAGGTCATGGAAGACTATCGAATTGCACCTAAAAGGATCCAATTTGTTTACCCAAAACCTGGAAAAGAGGCAAATATTTTGTTAGTTGAAGGAATCAAAGAAGGCAAATTAGACGGATTCAAAGTCGCTCCACCATTGATCACTTACAATATGGATGGAGAATACACTGCAGAGATTCGTGAGATGCTCTATGGCAAATGA
- a CDS encoding GIY-YIG nuclease family protein translates to MANEHYFYVLFCKDQTFYGGYTTDLSRRLEEHNNGTGAKYTRLQKRRPVKMIHAEVFSSRSEATKAEAAFKKLTRKQKERYLQTHSTVLLPESI, encoded by the coding sequence ATGGCAAATGAACATTATTTTTACGTATTATTCTGTAAAGATCAGACATTTTATGGTGGATATACAACCGATCTTTCTAGACGATTAGAGGAACATAACAATGGTACTGGTGCTAAATATACTCGTCTTCAAAAAAGAAGACCTGTTAAGATGATCCATGCAGAAGTATTTTCTTCAAGAAGCGAAGCAACAAAAGCAGAAGCTGCATTCAAAAAACTCACCCGAAAACAAAAAGAACGTTATTTACAGACACACTCAACCGTTTTGCTTCCTGAATCTATATGA
- a CDS encoding acyltransferase family protein yields the protein MEKQKRLKNSRYITGFDGLRSLAVVGVIFYHLLPTSMKGGYLGVPIFFVVSGYLITDLLRQEWEQNGKINIWQFYVRRMKRLYPALVFMLVTASAYITLFQRGLLNNLRGVVVSSLLYVNNWWQINNGLSYFDRFANESPFTHIWSLAVEGQNYLVWPILFVLLMVFVRKRKWIFYTVLGTSFLSAILMMILYTPGGDPTRVYYGTDTRLFSIWLGSALAFVWPSTRLKKNIPKQAKNILNIAGGISLLALILCFFFLDDHYNFIYYGGMLLVSLLCVVLVAVTAHPGASLNRWLTNPVFTWIGKRSYGIYLYQFPVMIFYEAKVTDIADHVLLHTLVEITLILIISELSYRYVERPLARFDYGRTFQVMKGWFSKPIISKSKPWVVPGTLLVAIALVGFVTAPKNAVTADQKQLQAKIAESKKLAEETRNNSENTTSSVDQAILDKYELSKAQGNKAQKLELTAFGDSVMLDAATDLQELYPKVVVDGDVGRQLYASVPYIEKLKEQDLLKDTVLIGLGTNGSFSEAQFDSVMDAIGDRKVYWVNVRVPTKRWQNDVNAMLEQMTKKYDNMTLIDWYSYSNDHSDWFYDDQVHPNPEGMTHYIHLVSEALLGGSSSTNSSETNVTE from the coding sequence ATGGAAAAACAAAAAAGGTTAAAAAACAGCCGCTACATCACTGGGTTTGATGGGCTCCGTTCATTAGCTGTGGTGGGTGTTATCTTCTATCACCTTCTGCCAACTAGTATGAAAGGCGGCTATTTGGGCGTTCCGATTTTTTTCGTCGTATCTGGTTATTTGATCACGGATCTGCTGCGGCAGGAATGGGAACAAAATGGAAAAATCAATATTTGGCAATTTTATGTCAGAAGAATGAAGAGACTCTATCCGGCACTTGTTTTTATGCTTGTGACAGCTTCGGCTTATATCACTTTGTTTCAGCGAGGGCTGTTAAACAATCTTCGAGGAGTTGTGGTCAGCAGCTTACTGTATGTCAACAACTGGTGGCAAATCAATAACGGTTTATCTTATTTCGATCGATTTGCTAATGAGTCACCGTTTACGCATATCTGGTCTTTAGCAGTAGAAGGTCAAAACTATTTGGTTTGGCCGATCTTGTTTGTATTGTTGATGGTATTTGTTCGTAAAAGAAAATGGATCTTTTATACTGTGTTAGGTACATCCTTCCTCTCCGCCATCTTGATGATGATCTTGTATACACCAGGAGGCGATCCAACCCGTGTTTATTACGGTACCGACACTCGTCTGTTTTCTATATGGTTGGGAAGTGCGCTTGCGTTTGTTTGGCCAAGTACGCGTTTAAAGAAAAACATCCCGAAACAAGCGAAAAATATTCTGAATATCGCTGGAGGAATCTCGCTTTTGGCACTGATTCTTTGCTTCTTCTTTTTAGATGATCATTACAATTTCATCTATTACGGAGGAATGCTCCTAGTGAGTCTGTTATGCGTAGTGCTAGTTGCAGTGACAGCACACCCCGGAGCAAGTTTGAATCGATGGCTGACAAATCCAGTATTTACTTGGATTGGCAAACGAAGCTATGGCATTTATCTGTATCAGTTTCCAGTTATGATTTTTTATGAAGCAAAGGTGACTGATATTGCCGATCATGTTTTGTTGCATACTTTAGTGGAAATCACATTGATTCTAATCATCAGTGAACTTTCTTATCGATATGTGGAGCGTCCGCTAGCACGTTTTGATTATGGTCGTACATTCCAAGTGATGAAAGGATGGTTCAGCAAACCGATCATCAGTAAGAGCAAACCATGGGTTGTTCCAGGCACATTACTTGTAGCAATTGCACTCGTTGGTTTCGTTACGGCACCGAAAAACGCTGTAACAGCCGATCAAAAACAACTGCAGGCAAAAATCGCTGAAAGTAAAAAATTAGCAGAAGAAACCAGAAACAATTCAGAAAACACCACTAGTTCGGTTGACCAAGCGATCCTTGATAAGTACGAGTTGTCCAAGGCACAAGGGAATAAGGCACAAAAATTAGAACTAACGGCATTTGGTGATTCAGTTATGTTGGATGCTGCAACGGATCTACAAGAACTTTATCCAAAAGTAGTGGTAGATGGAGATGTCGGACGACAATTATATGCCAGTGTACCGTACATTGAAAAATTAAAGGAACAAGATTTGTTGAAAGACACTGTTCTGATTGGACTAGGAACGAATGGCTCATTCTCGGAAGCTCAGTTTGATAGTGTGATGGATGCAATCGGTGATCGAAAAGTATACTGGGTCAATGTCCGAGTACCGACGAAGCGCTGGCAAAATGACGTGAATGCGATGCTTGAACAGATGACGAAAAAATACGACAATATGACGCTGATTGATTGGTACAGCTACAGTAATGACCATAGTGACTGGTTTTATGATGATCAAGTCCATCCAAATCCTGAAGGGATGACACATTACATTCACTTAGTCAGCGAAGCCTTGCTAGGAGGAAGTTCAAGTACGAACAGCAGTGAGACAAACGTGACAGAATGA
- a CDS encoding aldo/keto reductase, with protein MAEIRIGHSQVYAEQLGLGANAVGGHNLFDGLEDETGKQVVRTALNSGINLIDTAYAYGNGRSEELIGEVLKEKEYDRSRVVIATKAAHVPNKGRTFDNSPEFLKQSVEDALKRLQTDYIDIFYIHFPDESTPKNESVATLHELKEAGKIRAVGVSNFTLEQLKEANADGYVDVVEDKYSLIHRQAEKELFPYLEKNKISFVPYFPLASGLLTGKYELGEEKQFGEGDPRKRNPDFQGERFREILTAVDVLRPIAKRYQATPAQLVLAWYMKNPRVSVVIPGAKRPEQVSDNVQALDLHLSNEDYQTIDEAFRGF; from the coding sequence ATGGCAGAAATAAGAATCGGACATTCACAAGTCTACGCAGAACAGCTTGGATTAGGAGCAAATGCCGTTGGAGGACATAATCTTTTTGACGGTTTGGAAGATGAGACAGGAAAACAAGTAGTTCGTACAGCTTTGAATAGCGGGATCAATTTGATCGATACCGCTTATGCTTACGGAAACGGCCGTTCCGAAGAACTGATTGGCGAGGTACTGAAGGAAAAAGAATATGATCGCTCACGTGTCGTCATCGCTACAAAAGCTGCTCATGTACCAAATAAAGGGCGAACATTTGATAATTCTCCTGAGTTTCTCAAACAATCGGTGGAAGATGCACTAAAACGTCTGCAAACTGATTACATCGACATTTTTTATATCCACTTTCCGGATGAAAGCACACCAAAAAATGAATCAGTTGCTACATTGCACGAATTAAAAGAAGCAGGAAAAATCCGAGCAGTCGGTGTGTCAAACTTCACGTTAGAACAATTGAAAGAAGCGAATGCAGATGGATATGTCGATGTAGTAGAAGATAAATACAGTTTGATCCATCGGCAGGCTGAAAAAGAATTATTCCCTTATCTTGAAAAAAACAAAATCAGTTTTGTTCCCTATTTTCCTCTTGCTTCCGGTTTGCTGACAGGAAAATATGAACTTGGTGAGGAAAAACAATTTGGTGAAGGAGATCCTCGAAAAAGAAATCCAGATTTCCAAGGAGAACGTTTCAGAGAAATTTTAACCGCTGTCGATGTACTTCGCCCCATTGCTAAAAGATACCAAGCCACTCCTGCGCAACTTGTTTTAGCTTGGTACATGAAGAATCCACGAGTGTCTGTAGTTATACCTGGAGCTAAGCGTCCAGAGCAAGTATCTGACAATGTCCAAGCTTTAGATTTGCATTTATCCAATGAAGATTATCAAACCATTGATGAAGCATTTCGTGGATTTTGA
- the aspS gene encoding aspartate--tRNA ligase, which translates to MAQRTIYCGLVSEQQLEQTVTLKGWVQKRRDLGGVIFIDLRDREGIVQIVFNPEINKEAWEIADKCRSEYVIEVTGEVRRRGENAVNPKMATGEFEVIASEIVILNQAKTPPFQIEDDQAISDEIRLKYRYLDLRRPKMTKNIKLRNATTKAIRHYLDDNDFLDIETPYLGKSTPEGARDYLVPSRVHAGHFYALPQSPQLFKQLLMNAGFDRYYQIVRCFRDEDLRGDRQPEFTQVDIETTFLTAEEIQTYTEGLIAKVMKEVRGIEVTLPFPRMTYDEAMARYGSDKPDTRFDMELIDLSDTVKEVEFKVFQMALENGGVVKALNAKGAADRYSRKDMDQLGQYVGQFGAKGLAWLKVEEDGLKGPIAKFMGEATEAIIKATDAKPGDLLMFGADKSEIVAAALGAIRTRLGKELGLIDESKFNFLWVTDWPQFEFSEEEGRYVSAHHPFTMPKEEDIPLLAEDPAKVYAEAYDIVLNGYELGGGSIRIHTRELQEKVLETLGFTKEQMEEQFGFLLTALDYGFPPHGGIALGLDRFAMLLAGEDNIREVIAFPKNGKAADVMSDAPSMVSPLQLFELNIDVTNIEE; encoded by the coding sequence ATGGCACAAAGAACGATCTATTGCGGATTAGTTTCCGAACAACAATTAGAACAAACAGTTACATTAAAAGGATGGGTACAAAAAAGACGAGACCTTGGGGGAGTAATCTTTATCGACCTACGTGATCGTGAAGGAATCGTTCAAATCGTCTTTAATCCTGAAATCAACAAAGAAGCATGGGAAATCGCGGATAAATGTCGCAGTGAATACGTGATCGAAGTGACTGGGGAAGTTAGAAGACGCGGAGAAAATGCAGTAAATCCTAAAATGGCCACTGGTGAATTCGAAGTGATTGCAAGTGAAATCGTGATTTTGAATCAAGCAAAAACCCCGCCATTTCAAATTGAAGATGATCAAGCAATCAGTGACGAAATACGTTTGAAATATCGTTATTTGGATCTGCGTCGTCCAAAAATGACTAAAAACATCAAATTAAGAAATGCGACAACAAAAGCGATTCGTCATTATTTAGATGATAATGACTTTCTCGATATCGAAACACCTTACCTAGGGAAATCTACACCAGAAGGCGCAAGAGACTACCTAGTTCCTTCACGTGTCCATGCTGGACATTTCTATGCGTTGCCGCAATCTCCTCAATTGTTTAAACAATTGCTGATGAATGCTGGATTCGACCGTTATTATCAAATCGTTCGTTGTTTCCGCGATGAAGATTTACGTGGAGACCGTCAGCCTGAATTTACGCAAGTAGATATTGAAACAACGTTCTTAACAGCAGAAGAAATCCAAACTTACACAGAGGGATTGATTGCGAAGGTAATGAAAGAAGTTCGCGGTATCGAAGTCACATTGCCATTTCCTCGTATGACCTATGATGAAGCAATGGCTCGCTACGGCAGCGACAAACCGGATACACGTTTTGATATGGAATTGATCGATCTAAGCGATACAGTCAAAGAAGTAGAATTCAAAGTCTTCCAAATGGCTCTTGAAAACGGCGGTGTCGTGAAAGCATTGAATGCTAAAGGCGCTGCAGATCGCTACTCACGAAAAGACATGGATCAGTTAGGTCAATATGTAGGACAATTCGGAGCTAAGGGGCTTGCATGGCTGAAAGTAGAAGAAGACGGATTGAAAGGTCCAATTGCTAAATTCATGGGAGAAGCAACAGAAGCAATCATTAAAGCAACAGATGCAAAACCAGGTGACTTGCTGATGTTTGGCGCAGATAAAAGTGAAATCGTCGCTGCTGCATTAGGTGCTATCCGGACACGTTTAGGAAAAGAATTAGGACTAATTGATGAATCGAAATTCAATTTCTTATGGGTAACTGATTGGCCACAATTTGAATTTTCAGAAGAAGAAGGTCGATATGTCTCTGCTCACCATCCATTCACGATGCCAAAAGAAGAAGATATCCCGTTATTGGCTGAAGACCCTGCAAAAGTCTATGCAGAAGCTTATGATATCGTCTTGAACGGTTATGAACTAGGCGGAGGTTCTATCCGTATTCATACTCGTGAGCTTCAAGAAAAAGTACTAGAAACTCTAGGCTTTACAAAAGAACAAATGGAAGAACAATTTGGTTTCTTGTTAACAGCTTTAGATTACGGATTCCCTCCACATGGCGGTATTGCATTAGGATTGGACCGTTTTGCAATGTTATTAGCCGGAGAAGATAATATTCGTGAAGTCATTGCCTTTCCTAAAAACGGAAAAGCAGCAGATGTGATGAGTGATGCACCAAGTATGGTTTCGCCTTTACAATTGTTCGAATTGAATATTGATGTAACGAATATAGAAGAATAG